In Aliidongia dinghuensis, a single genomic region encodes these proteins:
- a CDS encoding serine O-acetyltransferase, whose amino-acid sequence MEARALFAREPALRPILAIAPEELSSDAELFATVLSSSLADSAARQAAGTTALAVFRSDGDAFEAARADVEATARKNFEPGGPIATLLFSRGIHALLAHRVAHSLWSAGRTDLALALKTVFGRAFTTDIHPAARFGRGIWLDHGLGFVVGETTIIEDDVAIWHGVTLGSTLKDDGPERHPRIRRGATIGAGAIILGGIEIGAGSVIAAGSVVLSSVEPGTTVAGVPAKRKVRSSGSFAGF is encoded by the coding sequence ATGGAAGCGAGGGCCCTGTTCGCGCGGGAGCCCGCATTGCGGCCGATCCTTGCAATCGCGCCGGAAGAATTGTCGTCCGATGCCGAGCTGTTCGCGACCGTCCTGTCGAGCAGCCTCGCCGACTCAGCGGCGCGCCAAGCGGCAGGCACGACGGCTCTCGCGGTCTTTCGCAGCGACGGCGATGCGTTCGAAGCCGCTCGCGCGGATGTCGAAGCGACGGCGCGAAAGAATTTCGAACCCGGTGGGCCGATCGCCACACTGCTGTTCTCGCGCGGGATCCACGCGCTGCTGGCGCATCGTGTGGCCCACAGCCTGTGGTCTGCCGGCCGGACCGACCTTGCCCTCGCCCTCAAGACGGTGTTCGGGCGGGCCTTCACGACGGACATTCATCCGGCGGCGCGCTTCGGTCGCGGCATCTGGCTCGACCATGGGCTGGGATTCGTCGTCGGCGAAACGACGATCATCGAGGATGACGTGGCGATCTGGCACGGCGTGACGCTCGGCAGCACGCTCAAGGATGACGGTCCCGAGCGGCATCCCCGGATTCGGCGGGGTGCTACGATCGGCGCCGGTGCCATCATCCTCGGCGGCATCGAGATCGGCGCGGGGAGCGTCATCGCCGCTGGCTCCGTCGTGCTCTCGAGTGTCGAGCCGGGGACGACAGTCGCCGGCGTGCCAGCGAAGCGGAAGGTCCGGTCTTCAGGCTCCTTCGCGGGATTTTGA
- a CDS encoding aldehyde dehydrogenase family protein produces MGNIALDIAQDARIAELLSGFLPGKAIGSWVGGEVLPGTGETVDLIDPASGQPFAAYKDADEAVIDSAMEAAQKAQRQWFALTASARGRVMVEIGRLIRQHAKEIAELECRSAGRPIRDMRGEALRVAEMFEYYAGWCDKLHGEVIPVPTSHLNYTRHEPYGVVVQITPWNAPLFTAGWQIAPAICTGNAVVLKPSELTPLSSLVVGILCERAGAPRGLVNVIAGQGRTAGQAAVGHARAGLVVFVGSALAGSAIAATAARNLVPCILELGGKSGNIVFADADLDRAIVGAQAAIFGAAGQSCVAGSRLLVHRSVHEAFVTKYARAAERIPVGSPLLETTQIGPINNARQWHKIDEMVRRGLADGASLATGGQKPAALADTGGFYYAPTILDRVSPAMEISREEVFGPVVGVTPFDDEEEAIQLANGTPYGLAGAVWTRDVGRAHRVAAAVRAGTFWINGYKTINVMSPFGGFGRSGYGRSSGKEALMAYTQTKSIWVETAAEPPISFGYSPG; encoded by the coding sequence ATGGGTAATATCGCGCTCGACATCGCCCAGGATGCTCGCATCGCCGAGCTTCTTTCGGGCTTTCTGCCCGGCAAGGCGATCGGCAGCTGGGTCGGCGGCGAGGTTCTGCCCGGTACCGGCGAAACGGTCGATCTGATCGATCCCGCGTCCGGCCAGCCCTTTGCCGCCTACAAGGACGCCGACGAGGCCGTCATCGACAGCGCCATGGAGGCGGCACAGAAGGCGCAGCGTCAATGGTTCGCTCTCACCGCCTCGGCGCGCGGCCGGGTCATGGTCGAGATCGGCCGGCTGATCCGTCAGCATGCCAAGGAGATCGCGGAGCTCGAATGCCGTTCGGCCGGCCGGCCGATCCGCGATATGCGCGGCGAGGCGCTACGCGTCGCCGAGATGTTCGAATATTACGCCGGCTGGTGCGACAAGCTTCATGGCGAGGTCATCCCGGTTCCGACCTCCCATCTGAACTACACGCGTCATGAGCCCTATGGCGTGGTCGTTCAGATCACGCCATGGAACGCACCCTTGTTCACAGCAGGATGGCAGATCGCGCCGGCGATCTGCACCGGCAATGCGGTCGTGCTGAAGCCGTCGGAACTGACGCCGCTGAGCTCGCTCGTGGTCGGCATTCTCTGCGAGCGGGCCGGCGCACCGCGCGGCCTGGTCAATGTGATTGCCGGCCAGGGACGTACGGCGGGACAGGCGGCCGTCGGCCATGCCAGGGCAGGACTCGTGGTCTTCGTCGGTTCTGCCCTTGCCGGCTCGGCGATCGCCGCCACGGCGGCGCGCAACCTCGTGCCCTGCATCCTCGAGCTCGGCGGCAAGTCCGGCAACATCGTGTTCGCCGATGCCGATCTCGATCGCGCGATCGTCGGCGCCCAGGCCGCGATTTTCGGGGCGGCGGGACAGAGCTGTGTCGCCGGGTCCCGCTTGCTGGTCCATCGGTCGGTCCATGAAGCGTTCGTCACGAAATACGCGCGGGCGGCCGAACGCATCCCCGTGGGTTCGCCGCTGCTCGAGACGACCCAGATCGGGCCGATCAACAACGCGCGTCAGTGGCATAAGATCGACGAGATGGTCCGCCGGGGCCTGGCCGACGGCGCGTCGCTCGCGACCGGCGGCCAGAAGCCGGCAGCGCTCGCCGACACCGGCGGGTTCTACTATGCGCCGACGATCCTCGATCGGGTCTCGCCGGCCATGGAGATCTCGCGCGAGGAGGTGTTCGGCCCCGTCGTCGGCGTGACCCCGTTCGACGACGAGGAGGAAGCGATCCAACTCGCCAACGGTACACCCTATGGCCTGGCGGGCGCCGTCTGGACGCGTGACGTCGGGCGAGCGCATCGCGTCGCCGCCGCCGTGCGCGCGGGAACGTTCTGGATCAACGGCTACAAGACCATCAACGTCATGTCGCCGTTCGGCGGGTTCGGCCGGAGCGGCTATGGCCGGTCGAGCGGCAAGGAAGCGCTGATGGCCTATACCCAGACGAAGAGCATTTGGGTCGAGACCGCGGCCGAGCCGCCGATCAGTTTCGGCTATTCCCCGGGCTGA
- a CDS encoding NAD(P)-dependent oxidoreductase: MANQRPTIGVVGLGSMGLGMAQTLAGKDFDVLGFDLSAERCTAAAASNVGAPRELPEIFSAADFIVFSLPTARDVAGVVNDHIEQLGRRSDRRVIIIDTSTSEPDVSRELAQRLAAAGHGFLDAPVSGGPGGAATGKLAMMIGGTEEDVALARPVIEAMAAKILHVGPSGAGNVAKLVNNLLVAAHMITTSEGLKLAAAAGVSPEAALRVINAATGRSAISEIHFPTWIMSERFDSGFSMGLMRKDVRLARELTERAGADLPLTGLIGQIWAESAGRLADSDDFTRMGDFRTPAASEKKVATNG, encoded by the coding sequence ATGGCGAACCAGCGACCAACGATCGGCGTTGTCGGGCTTGGCAGCATGGGCCTGGGCATGGCCCAGACGCTCGCCGGCAAAGACTTCGACGTGCTCGGCTTCGATCTGTCGGCCGAACGCTGCACCGCCGCCGCGGCCTCGAATGTCGGTGCGCCGCGCGAGCTTCCGGAGATCTTCTCGGCCGCAGATTTCATCGTCTTCTCGCTGCCGACGGCGCGTGACGTCGCCGGCGTCGTGAATGATCATATCGAGCAGCTGGGCCGTCGGTCGGACCGGCGTGTCATCATCATCGATACGTCGACGTCCGAGCCGGATGTGAGCCGAGAACTGGCGCAGCGCCTGGCCGCGGCCGGCCACGGTTTCCTCGATGCGCCGGTCAGCGGCGGGCCTGGCGGCGCTGCAACCGGCAAGCTCGCGATGATGATCGGCGGAACGGAGGAGGACGTGGCCCTCGCCCGCCCCGTCATTGAGGCGATGGCGGCCAAGATCCTGCACGTCGGGCCGAGCGGCGCCGGGAACGTCGCGAAGCTGGTGAACAACCTGCTCGTCGCTGCGCATATGATCACGACGAGCGAGGGGCTGAAGCTGGCCGCCGCCGCCGGCGTCAGCCCGGAAGCCGCCTTGCGCGTGATCAACGCCGCGACCGGCCGCTCCGCGATCAGCGAGATCCACTTCCCGACCTGGATCATGTCGGAACGGTTCGACAGCGGGTTTTCCATGGGGCTGATGCGCAAGGACGTACGCCTGGCCCGCGAGCTCACCGAGCGGGCCGGGGCCGATCTGCCGCTGACCGGGCTGATCGGCCAGATTTGGGCTGAGAGCGCCGGGCGCCTGGCGGATTCGGATGATTTCACGCGCATGGGCGACTTCAGGACGCCCGCCGCTTCGGAGAAGAAGGTGGCCACCAATGGGTAA
- a CDS encoding LysR family transcriptional regulator, which translates to MEAFDARALRHFLAVVRTGSIRKAADHLHVAPSAVSRQIADVERRLELPLFERTARGMILTEAGQLMVEHAMRVIEDQDLLTEQLGQLKHVKQGLVRICCGEGFLADLIEHGLTRFSPVYPTIRFAITLGGTDAVLEAIRSGDADIGVVYNPIIDTSVRSLAISRQPLCVITPPGHPLHDRERVSLCDTLDNSCALLTQGHGVRQLVGRVAADNGRALVPILETTSIDVLRRYVSVGQGITFLPRFAVATELARGVVGIVDLTDSLLTEASAHLIVRARRRLPTSVERLAGYLAKEMVAFQEAPQERPALLR; encoded by the coding sequence ATGGAAGCCTTTGACGCCAGGGCGCTACGCCATTTCCTCGCGGTCGTGCGAACGGGCTCGATCCGCAAGGCGGCCGACCATCTGCATGTGGCGCCCTCGGCGGTCAGCCGTCAGATCGCGGATGTCGAGCGTCGGCTGGAGCTTCCGTTGTTCGAGCGGACCGCCCGCGGCATGATCCTGACCGAGGCCGGCCAGCTCATGGTCGAACATGCGATGCGCGTGATCGAGGATCAGGACCTGCTGACCGAGCAGTTGGGCCAGCTGAAGCACGTCAAGCAAGGCCTCGTGCGGATCTGCTGTGGCGAAGGCTTCCTGGCCGACTTGATTGAACATGGCCTGACCAGGTTTTCACCCGTCTACCCGACGATCCGCTTCGCCATCACGCTCGGCGGGACCGATGCCGTGCTCGAGGCGATCCGGAGCGGCGATGCCGATATCGGCGTGGTCTACAACCCGATCATCGACACGAGCGTTCGGTCGCTGGCCATTTCCCGGCAGCCGCTCTGTGTCATCACGCCGCCGGGGCATCCGCTGCACGACAGAGAACGGGTGAGCCTGTGCGACACCCTCGACAATTCCTGCGCCTTGCTCACCCAAGGACACGGCGTCAGGCAACTCGTCGGGCGGGTCGCGGCCGACAATGGCAGAGCCCTGGTGCCGATCCTGGAGACGACGTCGATCGACGTGCTTCGCCGCTACGTCAGCGTCGGGCAGGGCATCACCTTCCTGCCCCGGTTCGCCGTCGCGACGGAGCTCGCGCGGGGCGTCGTCGGGATCGTCGATCTGACCGACTCGCTGCTGACCGAAGCGAGCGCCCATCTGATCGTGCGGGCACGCCGCCGGTTGCCCACATCGGTCGAGCGGCTTGCCGGCTATCTCGCCAAGGAAATGGTAGCGTTCCAGGAAGCGCCGCAGGAGCGGCCTGCCCTGTTGCGCTGA
- a CDS encoding branched-chain amino acid ABC transporter substrate-binding protein, which produces MQKLSLAVASAIALTAAAAHAPAHAEDIQIAVAGPITGSNAASGEQFKHGAEQAVADINAQGGVLGKKLALSVGDDACDPKQAVAVANQLASKGVVFIDGHYCSGSTIPASAVYAEASVLMITPSASNPALTDEAFRKKWTNVYRVCGRDDDQGPTAGKYIVEHFKGKKVAILDDHSAFGKGITDQVRKTINAGGIKEVVDDSVTVGDKDFTALISKLKQAGVEMIYFGGYPTEAGLLVRQSHDQGLKAVLMGGDSTQTDEFWSITGAVGEGTLFTFPPDPERQATSQAVIEEFKKGGYTPEGYTLYSYAAVQVFAQAAEKAKSVKLDELVKVLHSNTFDTVIGPIKYDEKGDITAGGYVVWHWANGKATEL; this is translated from the coding sequence ATGCAGAAACTATCGCTCGCCGTCGCCTCGGCGATCGCGCTGACCGCGGCGGCCGCGCATGCCCCCGCGCATGCCGAGGACATCCAGATCGCGGTCGCCGGCCCGATCACCGGCTCGAACGCGGCATCGGGCGAGCAGTTCAAGCACGGTGCCGAACAGGCCGTGGCCGACATCAATGCCCAGGGCGGCGTGCTCGGCAAGAAGCTCGCGCTGTCGGTGGGCGACGATGCCTGCGACCCGAAGCAGGCGGTGGCCGTCGCGAACCAGCTCGCGTCCAAGGGGGTCGTGTTCATCGACGGCCATTACTGCTCGGGCTCGACGATCCCGGCCTCCGCCGTCTATGCCGAGGCAAGCGTGCTGATGATCACGCCCAGCGCATCCAACCCCGCCTTGACGGACGAGGCCTTCAGGAAGAAATGGACGAACGTCTATCGCGTCTGCGGCCGCGACGACGACCAGGGCCCGACGGCCGGCAAGTACATCGTCGAGCACTTCAAAGGGAAGAAGGTCGCGATCCTCGACGATCATTCCGCCTTTGGCAAAGGCATCACCGACCAGGTCCGCAAGACGATCAACGCCGGCGGCATCAAGGAAGTGGTGGATGATTCGGTCACCGTTGGCGACAAGGACTTCACGGCGCTCATCAGCAAGCTGAAGCAGGCCGGCGTCGAGATGATCTATTTCGGCGGCTACCCGACCGAGGCCGGCCTGCTGGTGCGCCAATCGCACGATCAGGGGCTGAAGGCCGTACTGATGGGCGGCGATTCCACCCAGACCGACGAATTCTGGAGCATCACGGGGGCGGTCGGCGAAGGCACGCTGTTCACCTTCCCGCCCGACCCGGAAAGGCAGGCGACCTCCCAGGCCGTGATCGAGGAATTCAAGAAGGGCGGCTACACCCCGGAAGGCTATACGCTCTATTCCTACGCCGCGGTCCAGGTCTTTGCCCAGGCGGCGGAGAAGGCGAAGTCGGTGAAGCTGGACGAGCTGGTCAAGGTCCTGCACAGCAACACGTTCGACACCGTGATCGGCCCGATCAAATATGACGAGAAGGGCGACATCACCGCCGGCGGCTATGTCGTGTGGCACTGGGCAAATGGCAAGGCGACCGAGCTCTAG
- the ddpX gene encoding D-alanyl-D-alanine dipeptidase, which yields MQLLEIHHPAIDVALAYATADNITGRPLYEHARALLHPDAHAALMRAAELASAQGLRLRVYDAYRPAAVQQALWDVLPDPTFVADPRKGSAHTRGVAVDLTLTDEAGVPLDMGTGFDEMTSRSFHARTDIPVASLQNRSLLLGTMAAAGWAHNPREWWHYNLPDPGRYPLV from the coding sequence ATGCAGCTTTTGGAAATCCACCATCCCGCCATCGACGTGGCACTCGCCTATGCCACGGCCGACAACATCACCGGCCGGCCGCTCTACGAGCATGCCAGGGCGCTGCTCCACCCGGACGCGCACGCGGCGCTGATGCGCGCGGCGGAGCTGGCTTCAGCCCAGGGGCTGCGCTTGCGCGTCTACGATGCCTATCGGCCGGCGGCGGTGCAGCAAGCGCTGTGGGACGTGCTGCCTGACCCGACCTTCGTCGCCGATCCGCGCAAGGGTTCGGCCCACACCCGTGGCGTCGCCGTCGATCTTACGCTCACCGATGAGGCGGGCGTGCCGCTCGACATGGGAACGGGCTTCGACGAGATGACATCCCGATCCTTCCATGCGCGCACCGACATCCCGGTCGCAAGCCTGCAGAACCGCAGCCTGCTGCTCGGCACGATGGCCGCCGCCGGTTGGGCTCACAATCCGCGGGAATGGTGGCACTACAACCTGCCCGATCCAGGGCGCTATCCGCTCGTCTAG